ACTGAAAAAATAAGGAGAAAATAAATGGCGGAGATTCTCAAAGGAAAACCTGTAGCAGATGCGATAAACGCGGAACTTGCCCAAAAGGCAGCCGGATTGAAGGCGCGCGGCATATCCCCCAAACTGGGGATAATCCGGGTAGGCGCGCGGCCGGACGACCTTTTTTATGAAGGCGGCGCGAAGAAGACCTGCGCTGCCGTCGGGATGGAGTCCGAGGTATTCGAATATCCGGAAGATATCGCGCAGGACGCGCTGGAAAGGGCCGTAACCGGAGTCGGCACAAAAAAGGATGTGCATGGAATCCTGATGTTTTTCCCGTTGCCGAAGCATCTTGACGGCAGAAAGATCAGGGAGCTGATCCCCGTGGAAAAGGATGTGGACTGCCTGACCACCGGCGGCGCCGCAAAGGTTTTTACCGACGATCCCACGGGATTTGCGCCCTGCACGCCGACGGCCTGCATGGAAATGCTGCGTCACTACAATGTCCCGTTGAAAGGCAAAAAATGCACCGTGGTGGGTCGATCGCTGGTCGTCGGGAAACCGGTCGCCATGCTGCTTCTGCGCGAACACGCCACCGTCACGATCTGTCACTCCCGGACCGAGAACCTGCCGGGCGTCTGCCAGGACGGCGAGATACTGATTGCCGCTGTGGGAAAGGCAAAAATGATCAAGGGCAACTTCGTCAAAGCCGGCCAGATAGTGATTGACGTGGGCATTAACGCCGATCCGGACAACCCGGGCAAGTACTGCGGCGATGTCGATTTCGCCGCGGCCGAACCGATTGTGGCCAAGATCTCCCCGGTGCCCGCCGGCGTCGGTTCCGTTACCACTTCGGTTTTGTGCAAGCACACCCTGATGGCCTGCGAGCAGCAGAACGTATAGTCAAAAATCTGTTAAGGAGCGTCGTTGTCGATAGGGACCGGGAGGCAGTCGAGAGGCTCATCGCCGACGGCTTCAAGGTTGTGGAAGGGGATGCAACGGAGGAGGAGACCCTGAACCTCCCCCGGGGACATCCAGGCAAAACCACTTTTTTCCGTTGACATATAATAAGTTTCCTCATATATGTAGCTCGAAATGGTAACATACGCAGAGAGATATGCAACATGGAAGATATTTTTGTGTCCAATG
The nucleotide sequence above comes from Syntrophobacterales bacterium. Encoded proteins:
- a CDS encoding bifunctional 5,10-methylenetetrahydrofolate dehydrogenase/5,10-methenyltetrahydrofolate cyclohydrolase; translation: MAEILKGKPVADAINAELAQKAAGLKARGISPKLGIIRVGARPDDLFYEGGAKKTCAAVGMESEVFEYPEDIAQDALERAVTGVGTKKDVHGILMFFPLPKHLDGRKIRELIPVEKDVDCLTTGGAAKVFTDDPTGFAPCTPTACMEMLRHYNVPLKGKKCTVVGRSLVVGKPVAMLLLREHATVTICHSRTENLPGVCQDGEILIAAVGKAKMIKGNFVKAGQIVIDVGINADPDNPGKYCGDVDFAAAEPIVAKISPVPAGVGSVTTSVLCKHTLMACEQQNV
- a CDS encoding NAD-binding protein, translated to MQAHPDGLRAAERIVKNLLRSVVVDRDREAVERLIADGFKVVEGDATEEETLNLPRGHPGKTTFFR